The Lewinellaceae bacterium nucleotide sequence TCAAATCTACGTCTGCCCCCAGTGCATTGGGCTCAAGGATCTCAATACTCAGAACCTCTTCGCATGCATCGCTATCGGCTACGGATATAGTATAAACACCCGCCGTCAGCCCCTCTGCATCCGACCCGGAAAAGCCATCTTCCCAGGTATAGCTATAATCAGGAGTACCACTGCTGGCCGTTATGCTTATAGTACCATCCGCGCCTCCGTTGCAGGAGACATGTGTTTCGGCATATTCCACCTCCAGTGCCGGTTTTACGGTCACTTCAAAGCTGCAAAGCGCAGAATTATTGCCTCCGTCTGTGAAACTGTAGGAGACCACCGTTAGTCCTGTAGGAAAAGTAGCTCCCGGTGGCAAACCGGCCGACAAAACAGGGTCGATGACATCCGCACAATTATCAATTACTATCGGCATCGGATAATCCAATGTTGCTTCACAAGCCGGAACAGTAATGTTTGGCGGACAGGTCATTTCAGGGGCAATCAGGTCGGAGATCAGGACGGTTACCGTTTCCTGGGCGGAATTGCCCGATTGGTCGGTCACGGTCAATGTCACCAAATTCGTCCCTACATTTGTACAATCAAATTCACTCTGACTCAAGGTCATAGAGGCTATGCCACAATTATCAAAACTTCCATTATTTACCTGCCCCAAAGGCAAAGTTACCGTACCGTCATCCCCCAGGAATAAATTGACATCACTGGCAAACACTACCGGCGGTTCATTGTCTAGGCTGGAAATGATCACCTGCGCCGATTCGGTACAATTGTGCTGATCAGTGGCTGTAACCATATAATTGCCCGCCGTCAATCCAAAGATCGGGTTGACATTCGAGCCGTTAGACCACAGGAAGCTGTAATTTGGTGTTCCTCCCTGGGCACTTACGGCAATGGAGCCCTGTGTGGAGTTAGGACAGTTGACATTCGTCACGGTGACAAACAGTTCAAGAGGTTCTGGCTGTGTGATCATACCCCCAAGTGTTTCAAAACAACCATTACCATCCGTCAGGGTCACCTGGTAATTACCCGGAGACAACCCACTGATTGATGTTCCTGTTTGCCCGTTGGACCAGTTGGTGGTCAATGGCATAGTTCCGCCAGAAACAGCTACCCCAATGGATCCGTCCCCCACGCCAAAACAAGATACATTTTCAAGAGACTGCAGGGTGAGCGACAGCTCGGTTGGTTCGGTAATATCGACGGTGACGGATTCCGAACAATTGTGGGCATCAGTAACCGTCAGTGAATAAGTATCCGGGCCAAGACCCGCCAAAGATTCCGTAAGGGCACCGTTTGACCAGGCATAGTCGTAATCAAGAGTACCTCCGATTACCGATATTCCGACGGATCCATCCGCCGCCCCGAAACAGGAGACGTTGCTTTCTGAAATGACCGTAACCGACAAAGGAGCCGGCTCCGTGATGGTAATATTCACTTCAGCGGTACAGTTGCTTGCATCCGTCACGGTGACGGTGTAGGTGCCTGCGGCAAGTCCCTGAGCCACATTGCCCTGCATACCGTTGGACCAGTTGTAAACATAATTTCCTGTACCTCCGGAGGCTGAAACGCTTGCAGCTCCTGTAGATGCACCGGAACAATCAACATTTTGGGAATTATCTACTGAAAGTTCCAGTAAAGGCGCCTGGGTAATTTCGGCACTCAAAGTGGCTGTACATCCTCTTGCATCGGTAACCGTGACCGTATAATTACCGATCCCCAGGTTGTTAATGGTGCCGGTGGTCTGCCCGCTCGACCAAAGGTAATTGTAAGGCGTGGTACCTCCCACAGGTTGAACAGAAATAGAGCCGTCATCGGTGCCGAAGCAGCCCAGGTTTAAAAGATTTTGCAAATTGACTTCCAGTACATCCGGCTCATGGATCACCACAGTGTTCTGATTGGTGCATCCGTTTGCATCGGTGACGGTGACGGTGTAAACTCCTTCACAAAGATTGTTCAGGTTCGAAGCATGTGACCCCGTACTCCAATCGATAACAAAAGGAGCGGTCCCCCCGCCAAAAATAACGCCTGTGTGTCCGTCGCACTCCCCATGGCAGCTTATCTGGGTTGCGGAACTGGTCACATTCAGGCTACAACCGAAGGCATTAACCGTTACGGTCTGGATGGAAATGCATTCATTGGCATCGGTGACCGTAACCGTATAATCGCCTACCGGCAGATTAGAGATATTAGGGATCGTACTGTTATTCGGATCATCCCATTGATAAGTATAAGGAGTTGTACCTCCAAACGGCGTAGCAAAAGCACTCCCGTTATTTGCCCCGAGCGCCGTTTCATTACTGGCACTGGCGCTGGCAAAAAGGAAATCAGGTTCGGAAACGGTAGCCGTAAACTCGAGCGTGCAACCATCCGCATCGGTAACGGTTACTGCATAATCCCCGGGAGCCAGGTCGATAAGGATATCAAAATCCGAAGGCGCCCCGGTAGACCAGTTGTAAGTAAAAGGAGGGGTTCCTCCTGTCATATTGAGTATGAGAATGCCATTATCGTTACCTTTACAGGAAACATTATGAACCAGCAATTCTCCGGCAATTTCACATTCCACCTCATCGTCTTTTGATAAGGCGGAATTATTATTTGCGGCAAAAACTTGTGAATTAAAAAGGAAAAACAAGCACAAAGTGCTCATGAGGGTAAAAATCAGTCTCATAGGATAGTTGTTATCGGTTTATAAAAATAGGTTGACTTATTATCTTTGCGTCGTTATGTATATTTTAGGGCTTAAGCTACTCATTTATCCATCAAAAAGCAAACATTTTTTTTGAATTAATCACGATGAATACAAAACTAAATAAAGGATTGGTTGCCATTCTAATCGGAAGTGCCCTCGGTTATTTTTTATATCAGCTTTATCATTTAGATCAACAGCAGCCTTTGATCAACGGGGAACAAGCCATTGATTTTCGGGCGGAGAATAAGGATGGAACTCCCCTGCAATTATCCTCCCTTCATGGAAAATACGTATTACTCGATTTTTGGGCCAGTTGGTGCGCCCCTTGCCGGAAAAATAATCCAAAAATAGTTCAGCTCTATAAAACTTTCCATCCTGCTAAATTTAAGGATGCCACGGGATTTGAAATAGTTAGTATTGCCCTGGAAAAAACTTTGGATCCATGGTCAGGGGCCATTGAAACAGACCATTTGGACTGGCCCTATCACGTTGTCGATCTGCCTAAGGGAGAAGGCTTCGATAACGGTCGGATCGCTGAACGGTACAACATAAAAGAAATTCCGGCTACCTTTCTGATCAATCCTCAAGGGATGATCATTGGCGTGGATTTGTCGGTAAAAAAGATGGAAGGATTGTTGAATTCAAAATTGAAATAGGATTTGGTAAACAAATTGACATATTTTCAGACTTTAAAACGTTCTTAACATAATAAGTCCAACATAAGTTGGAAATTAGGGGTCTGTTATAAAAAGGCTAAAGACTAAAGGCTAAAGACTAAAGGGTTTAATTGTTTTTTCGGCTAAATTTGTCTGGATACTGAAATCTCATAAACCATTTGAACCATTTGAACCATTTGAACCAAAATACAAAAGCTATGCGTTACCACTACATATTACTATTGGCCCTGTTTATTTTCACTCCTGTGTGGTTGTCTTCCCAACCGGCCAATGATGAATGCATTGATGCCATTCTCATCCCTGATGTAAGTGCCTGGTGTTCGGCGGTGGCAGAATTCAATAACTACGATGCAACTATTTCTGCGGAAACCAGTCCCGGATGTTTTCCCAACAACCAGGATAACAATGATGTCTGGTTTGCCTTTACGGCCATTGCTACGACGGTGAATGTAAGTGTTATCGGAATGGTGGCGAATAACCCCGGCGGCAACCAGCAAAATCCTCAATTAGCCATTTACCAAGGGCCTTGCGATAATTTGAATATCCTGGGATGTGCCTCGGATGCTTTTAATGTGGACCAGGTGAGTGTTTTCGCCGGTCCCCTTAACATTGGAGAAACGTATTACATTCGCGTCAGCGCCCGTTTTGGATTTACGGGAACTTTCCAGTTGTGTATCAATAATTTTAACGAAGTGCCTTCCGCTTCGGGTGATTGTGATCCCGGAGTTATTTTGTGTGATAAATCTCCCTTTACCGTTGGTTTTTTGAACGGTGTTGGAAATGACCCTAACGAAATCAATGATGTAAGTTGCAATTCCGGTACCTGCCAGATTACAGAATCCGGCTCTACCTGGTATAAATGGACTTGTGACGCTACGGGAACGCTTGAATTTGATATCACCCCTTTGAACCCCACAGACGATATTGACTTTGTCGTTTATGAACTGCCTAATGGGATTGACGACTGTTCCGGCAAGTTTGACATAAGATGTATGGCTTCAGGGGAGAATGTGGGGACTCCCTTGTCAGAATGGATAGCCTGTACCGGGGCTACCGGACTTGTAGATGGTGACGCAGACATCAGTGAAACCTGTGGGTGCCAAACGGGTGACAACAACTACGCCGATGCCATCGAAATGATTTCCGGAAGAAGTTATGCCCTGGTGATTAACAATTTCAGCCAATCAGGTTCGGGTTTTTCCATTGAATTTGGCGGTACAGGTACTTTCCTCGGCCCGGATGTGAATTTTCTTTCCGCTCCGGATGAGGTTTGTATCGGAGAACCGGTTATTTATACAGATGATTCTTTTTTCGCGGGAGGGCTTGAAAGCTGGACCTGGAACTTTGGTCCGACGGCAACGCCACAAGCAGCTACAGGCCCCGGGCCTCACTCGGTCGTTTACAACAAGCCCGGCATTAAATCTGTGGTTTTGACCGTGAAGAGCAATCAGGGTTGTTTGAAAACCATCGTTCAAAACAGCGTCAATGTCATTTGTTGCGATGATCATTTCAATATTTCAGGAGTGGTCACTGATGAAGCTTGTCCCAACGACGGAACCGGGGCCATCGACCTGACGGTTTTTAGCGGTTATGGGCCTTTTGGTTATTCCTGGGACACCGGGGCGACCACAGAAGACGTCACCAACCTGGAACAGGGCACGTACTTTGTCACAGTAGTCGATGAAGCGACCTGCGAAGTAGTGACCAGTTTTGACGTGGGCGGGCCACCTGTATGGGCTGTGGATACCCTCATCACTATGCCTACCTGCAACGGGGGAACGGACGGTGCCATCACATTGAACGTTAACGGAGCTACGCCTCCTTATCAATACAATTGGGAAAACACAGGTTTTACTTCAGCCAATTCCTATAACAATCTCATCAACGGAATGTATGACGTTGTCATCCGGGATGCCAATAATTGTGAAATAGCCCTGACTATCGATGTTCATGAACTCGTGCTGGAGCTTGACCCCGGCGTTCAATCCATTACCGATCCTTCGTGTACGGGATATGCTGACGGGGTTGCCGTTGCGGCTATTTATAATGGTTTGCCGCCCTATCAGTACAACTGGAACGATGGGAATGGTTTTATCAATTCCAATATTATGACCGGGTTAGCCCAGGGTACCTATGTTGTGGATGTCATTGATGCAAATCTTTGCGTTGGAAACTTTGAACTTGTTTTACAGGATCCGCCCCCGCTTACGCTGGATTTTGATATTACAGATGTGAGTTGTTTTGGAGAAAGCGATGGTAGTGTCAATTCAATC carries:
- a CDS encoding T9SS type A sorting domain-containing protein, with the protein product MRLIFTLMSTLCLFFLFNSQVFAANNNSALSKDDEVECEIAGELLVHNVSCKGNDNGILILNMTGGTPPFTYNWSTGAPSDFDILIDLAPGDYAVTVTDADGCTLEFTATVSEPDFLFASASASNETALGANNGSAFATPFGGTTPYTYQWDDPNNSTIPNISNLPVGDYTVTVTDANECISIQTVTVNAFGCSLNVTSSATQISCHGECDGHTGVIFGGGTAPFVIDWSTGSHASNLNNLCEGVYTVTVTDANGCTNQNTVVIHEPDVLEVNLQNLLNLGCFGTDDGSISVQPVGGTTPYNYLWSSGQTTGTINNLGIGNYTVTVTDARGCTATLSAEITQAPLLELSVDNSQNVDCSGASTGAASVSASGGTGNYVYNWSNGMQGNVAQGLAAGTYTVTVTDASNCTAEVNITITEPAPLSVTVISESNVSCFGAADGSVGISVIGGTLDYDYAWSNGALTESLAGLGPDTYSLTVTDAHNCSESVTVDITEPTELSLTLQSLENVSCFGVGDGSIGVAVSGGTMPLTTNWSNGQTGTSISGLSPGNYQVTLTDGNGCFETLGGMITQPEPLELFVTVTNVNCPNSTQGSIAVSAQGGTPNYSFLWSNGSNVNPIFGLTAGNYMVTATDQHNCTESAQVIISSLDNEPPVVFASDVNLFLGDDGTVTLPLGQVNNGSFDNCGIASMTLSQSEFDCTNVGTNLVTLTVTDQSGNSAQETVTVLISDLIAPEMTCPPNITVPACEATLDYPMPIVIDNCADVIDPVLSAGLPPGATFPTGLTVVSYSFTDGGNNSALCSFEVTVKPALEVEYAETHVSCNGGADGTISITASSGTPDYSYTWEDGFSGSDAEGLTAGVYTISVADSDACEEVLSIEILEPNALGADVDLIVDETDGSANGSIDITPTGGTGPYTYKWSFQGEFFSDSGDINGLSAGDYTVEITDANGCTYSSDVITVESLTGTQVVQLDLGFNLTPNPSNGLVWMTIEPTLTKNAVVSVWDVLGQKVVDGLEVSAGTAQLPLDLSSCSNGTYFIRLDGEAGSFLRKLIVNK
- a CDS encoding TlpA family protein disulfide reductase translates to MNTKLNKGLVAILIGSALGYFLYQLYHLDQQQPLINGEQAIDFRAENKDGTPLQLSSLHGKYVLLDFWASWCAPCRKNNPKIVQLYKTFHPAKFKDATGFEIVSIALEKTLDPWSGAIETDHLDWPYHVVDLPKGEGFDNGRIAERYNIKEIPATFLINPQGMIIGVDLSVKKMEGLLNSKLK
- a CDS encoding gliding motility-associated C-terminal domain-containing protein, yielding MRYHYILLLALFIFTPVWLSSQPANDECIDAILIPDVSAWCSAVAEFNNYDATISAETSPGCFPNNQDNNDVWFAFTAIATTVNVSVIGMVANNPGGNQQNPQLAIYQGPCDNLNILGCASDAFNVDQVSVFAGPLNIGETYYIRVSARFGFTGTFQLCINNFNEVPSASGDCDPGVILCDKSPFTVGFLNGVGNDPNEINDVSCNSGTCQITESGSTWYKWTCDATGTLEFDITPLNPTDDIDFVVYELPNGIDDCSGKFDIRCMASGENVGTPLSEWIACTGATGLVDGDADISETCGCQTGDNNYADAIEMISGRSYALVINNFSQSGSGFSIEFGGTGTFLGPDVNFLSAPDEVCIGEPVIYTDDSFFAGGLESWTWNFGPTATPQAATGPGPHSVVYNKPGIKSVVLTVKSNQGCLKTIVQNSVNVICCDDHFNISGVVTDEACPNDGTGAIDLTVFSGYGPFGYSWDTGATTEDVTNLEQGTYFVTVVDEATCEVVTSFDVGGPPVWAVDTLITMPTCNGGTDGAITLNVNGATPPYQYNWENTGFTSANSYNNLINGMYDVVIRDANNCEIALTIDVHELVLELDPGVQSITDPSCTGYADGVAVAAIYNGLPPYQYNWNDGNGFINSNIMTGLAQGTYVVDVIDANLCVGNFELVLQDPPPLTLDFDITDVSCFGESDGSVNSIVTGGTGDYSYLWQGGATTPDISTLPAGNYPLTVTDENDCEITDIAVVIQPPLLAIDTTQVIHNICFGYTDGQISVTGIGGLPPFEYSLDGTTFQIDSVFTDLAAGDYTATVLDANGCTATVEITVNEPPQLLVEAGPDQFIELGFSTTAQALPNFFPVVYSWAPLDFLTCLNAECSNIFLSPVNTTTYIVTITDEAGCVAFDDLTIHVIKNRPIYIPNVFSPNGDGVNDGFTVYSGPAVNEVLRLSIFDRWGELVFDGKNFAPNNEALGWDGIFLGEPVNSGVFTYMAEVLFIDGEIIRFKGDVSVVR